The nucleotide sequence TGTGCAAATATGCGAAGGCAGTAACAGCGAAAGTGAAAGTCTGCAATTTAGAAAATATAAAATAGTTAGATATGATACCACAGACGATGAATATTATTTGAAAGATGTTGGCAGGTTGAGCCGATTATATACTACTAATCGGTCAAACATCGTTGAAGCAATTAATGAATTAGACAATGAAGCGGAAAATAACACAACTGAATTACTATCAAAAATAACGGAACAAAATAATAGCTTGATAATGCTGATACAAATGCTTGCTAATACTGGGATTAACATAGTTCCATTACTCGAAATGCTGGGTAACACTATTACCGTTATTTCTGATACTGTAACTCAAATATATCAATACTCTGACAATAATAATCCTGATAATAAATTAAAAGGAATTGTTTATGCACCAAATCTTGAAACAGTTGAATCACGTTCGATAGACGATAATTCAGGCATGACAACAATAATCATGCCAAAAGTCAAGACAATTAAAAGTCAAGGCTTTTGGGCTAGTTATGGACTTAAAACGGTCTTTATACCTAATGCTTGTACATCTCTTGCCACTAACGCATTTTCTATGTGTGGAAATTTAACTAACATATATATTGATAATGTCGAAGGTACATTTGGAGATATAGCAGCAGATTCAAGTTTGCCTAATTTAAAAGTTACATATTTAAAAAAGTGAGGTGTCTAAAATGGAATACAGACTAATAAATGGTATTTGCCATATATGCAAATATAAAACGGTTGTAACAAATGAGAATGGTACAAAACTTGAATTTTATCATTTGGACGAGGTTGAAACTAATCAGTCATTGGAACTACATCAGCAACTCAGCGACTTGCCAGCTGAGATTGTTCCTCTTGATGTATCAGACTGTATTTGGCTTGACGGTAAAGAGTTCTCGTTTGATACAGAAATTATTCAGGCTTATGAAATGGGGGAAACAGAATATATAAAATATCTTTTGGAAAAATCCCGTCTTAACAATGCAAATCTGCTTAATGAAATTAAAACATTGGGTCAGGCTCAGACTGATTTAGAGTTAGAATTAATCGAACAGGGACAATACATAACAGACCTCGAATTACAACTTTTGGGAGGGGGTGAAAGCAATGTATGAAAAGATTAAAAACAGATACGAAAAAGGATATGTAACCAATAGTCAGCTTATGCGTTATATATCACTCGGAGTATTGACGGAAAAGCAGGCAGAAAAAATTAAGGCGTTGGAGAATGAATAATTATGATAATTGATTATAAAGTTGATTCGCAAATTTTACGCAGAACCAGCAGAAATTTAATAGTGGCGGACAGCATAAAATATTTGGCTGTCCGTTTTAATTTTTCTGATGAATGGAAAGGCACTAAAAAGACAGTTGTTTTTTTATATGATGGATATAGCTATAATGTTCTTTTGGATGAAAACGAAATAGCGATTGTGCCGCATGAAGTTATAAAAAGTCCTGGATTTAATTTATCTGCATATGGCACGAATAACGGAATGCGAATA is from Monoglobus pectinilyticus and encodes:
- a CDS encoding XkdX family protein, with amino-acid sequence MYEKIKNRYEKGYVTNSQLMRYISLGVLTEKQAEKIKALENE